Proteins encoded by one window of Microcebus murinus isolate Inina chromosome 2, M.murinus_Inina_mat1.0, whole genome shotgun sequence:
- the SMCP gene encoding sperm mitochondrial-associated cysteine-rich protein, with amino-acid sequence MCDQPKCNPCCPPKCVRCCQPKCNPCCQPKCPQCCVQPKCPQCCQAKCTQCCQPRPPCCTRPKCCCTDPRPECTSCDKEADSNSSENQGKGSQQQPQSPGSGQKKSNK; translated from the coding sequence ATGTGTGACCAACCAAAATGCAACCCATGCTGCCCACCAAAATGTGTTCGATGCTGCCAGCCAAAATGCAATCCATGCTGCCAACCGAAATGCCCTCAATGCTGCGTCCAGCCAAAATGCCCTCAATGCTGCCAGGCAAAATGCACTCAGTGCTGCCAGCCAAGACCCCCGTGTTGTACTCGGCCTAAGTGCTGCTGTACAGACCCCAGGCCCGAGTGCACGTCCTGTGACAAAGAGGCTGATTCCAACTCATCCGAAAACCAGGGCAAGGGCTCTCAACAGCAGCCCCAAAGTCCAGGTTCGGGGCAGAAGAAGTCAAACAAGTAG